In Beggiatoa leptomitoformis, the genomic window AACAAGTGCATGTCCGTGCTTATGTCTATGAAGTCACCAACAATAAAAACGAAAACAGCAATGCTTTACAGGTGGCTATGAATCTTTTAAGCAGTAAGTTACAAATTAATATCGGGGCGTTGCGTTCATCTGGACAAACAGCGGTGTTAAATACGGGCGATTTTGATTTGATTTTTAATGTTTTTTCTACAGATACCCGCTTTAAAACTGTTTCCAGTCCTTCGCTTTTTGTCCGTTCTGGCGAGTCTGCCCAGTTTGTGGTTGGAACGGAAACACCCGTGCTAACAGGGGTTTCTAATACAGATAAATATCAGGCGCAACAAGTCGATTATCGGACAAGTGGGGTGGTGTTTAAGATTAAGCCTGTTATTTTAGAAGACACTATCGATTTAGATATTCACCAACAAGTCAGTAGTTTTGTTAATACCACTACAGGGGTTGCAGACAGTCCAACACTTTTAAAACGTGAAATAGCGACACGGCTTAATATTCAAAACCGACAATTAATTGTTATCTCAGGACTAAGAGAAAACAAGCTTCAAGACGATAACACCTATTTTCCATTTACCAGTTGGTCTATGGGGTCTGAACAAAGTGAACAAACCAGTGACATTATTATGTTTTTGTACTGTGAATTAATGGATGAGGTTAATCAGGGGCAACGCTTTGCCTTGTCACATAATTTAGACGATTTCATTATTTCCTTGCCTGATAAGTAAGGTTTTAAACAGCTATCAAAAATAGGTTTTCCAGTTCTGCCAACAAGAGCCGTGCATGTTGCCAGCGGGGGGAGGTTGGGTGGGCTTGCATTTTAAAGGTCGCTAAAACCGTTTTTAAGCCGCTTATTTTTGCCTCTGCAATCTCCAGTGACCGCTTGCACGTTTCCAGTTCCGTTCCCAGTTCTTCCGCTTTGGCTTCTACCGTTTCCAACTCCGCGCGGTTCTCCTTCAGCTCTGTTTCCAGTTTTACGATCTGAACGTTTTCGACAAGGCTTAATTGTCCAGTGGGTTCTGCAGGTATTGCTTCGCCGTTCTGAATCAGGGTTAATTGCACGGGTTCGCGTTGCCGTTCTCTGCCAAGATGTTCAGCTATCAGGTTTAAAACTTCTTCCGCTTTCTCCGTTGGGACTAAACGCAGGTATTCGGTGATTTCATTCATACGATTTGCAGGGATTTTTGAAGCTCTGGCGGTTCTCATGATAAAACACTCCTAAACGTTGATTTTAAGGTTTTCCCTACCGTCCCCCTGTGTATTGGGTTGGGTAGGGGTGAAATGATTTAAAATAGACTGATTTGTGCAGGCTTAACGTTTTCTGTCCGTTTGATGGTCTTGGTTTTTTTGACCGTTTCCATTACCTGCGGTTGTTCTTCAGCGGGTTCTGTTGTTGCCTGTGGTTCGAGTGCCACATTCTTGTGTTCTGCTTCGTTGGCGGGTTCTTCAAGCGGTTTAGTTTGGGATATATCGAACACACTAATGATTGTGAAAAAGTGAACTGTAGCTTTTTCGCTGTTGTTTTCAGTGACAATCTTTGTTAATTCTTGCGTGGGTATTTTGTTATAGTCGGTGGCGTTTTCGGGTTTCTTCTCCCCCTTTCTGGGCTTGCGGGGTGCAAGTATTTTTAAAGACTTCTCGCCCTTATTAACAATGCGTCCTTGTGCTTTCCACTGATTGAATCCGCCCACTTTTGAGGGGGTGGCTTGCCCGCGTTCTTTGCATTGTGCAACTAAGAGCGCGCGATTTTTTTCACTTAACAGGTGGTTTTCGGTGGTATAGATACGAGGTAGAACCGTATAGAGCGGGGTTTGATTGGGGGTATTGCTAAAATCGTTAGCAGTGGTCATAATTAAAACCTCATTAGCTCCCTTGTCTGTTTCCGCAGGTAAGGGGTAAAAAGTTGATATTTGAGTCTATGAACCCGTTGCGCTTACTTTGCCGTTAGCTCAGCGGGTTTTTTATTGCTTGATTACGTGGTAATTTTACCATTTTTCACCCCTGTTTTACAAGCAAAAAACGCAATTAAATATATATATTTCAAAGACTTCGCTTGTGTCCAGAAAAGGCATTGCGCTGTTAGCTGTGCGTAGCACTCCTTCGTCTTAACTAACAAACAACCTTCCTTCCTTATTTCGTTTTCCCGTCTTTTATTCCCCCGCGTCATTAAGCTCGTCAAGGCTAGGACTACTTAACGACTCGATAACCATATCGTTTTTTTCCCACTGTCAAATTTTTTTTTAATCTTCTCCAAACGATAGATTAAAAGCGGCCGGAAAAAAAAATTTTACTGTGGGAAAAAAATGATTTATACAATTTAAGACGTTAAGTAGTCCTAGCCTTGACGTTTGCTTAATAGCGGGGGAATAAAAGACGGGAAAATGAAATAAGGCTTTGTTTTGACTTTTTTATCAGTCTGCACAAAGCCTAAGAGAGAAGAGTCTTTAAAGCGGTTGTTTTGATAACTCTTTCACAAGTTTAACGGTTTCTATGCTCACGGTGACGATTTTACGGACTAAGCGGATTATGTATTGTTCATCGTCTAGGTTGTTCGGGTCGTTGGTAATGCCGCTGCGCTTGTCGGTGCTGACTTGGTACTGGTCAATTATCCAATCTAGCGCACTTCGGTTGCCTAAGCGGTATTCTAAAGCCTCTGCGGGGATTCCCTTTAATGTCAGGCTTTCATTGTAAATTATCGCGGTCTTGTCTTTGTTAAACTTCATCTTTTCGACACGGTAATCAAGCCTATCAGGGCAGTCGATTTCTAACTCGTATTCGGCTTGGGTTTCGTAGTTTAAATGCAGTTCTGCCAGTTGTTTGCCTATCCGACTAATTGCCCAAAAATCGCTTAATAACGGGATTCTCGGCAGTTCTCGCTTGAGGTTGGCTTGATAGGTTTCTCGGTAGCCTTCATGGTGCAAAACACCATAAATATAATGGAATATATCCCATTTATTCAGGCTTTCATCTTGGTAGTGTTCTTGATAATGCGTTAATGCCCAGTCGGTTATGTTTTCCGTTTTTGTGCCGTCTTCAGCGTAAACATAGAAAGGGAAACATTGCGTTTTTTCTAAACTGTCTAAGCAAAGGATTATTTTAACAATTAAAGAGTGAAACGGTTTATTACTACCTACGCCACTTAAGCAAACTACCTGATTTTCTTTCTCAGTTTCTGGAGTGGGGAAAATAGAGGAAAATTGCCCACGTCTATCTATTAATAAGTTATCAAAATATAAAAACACTTTAGTAAATGGGCGATAAATTGCGGGTCTAATTTTGTTGTTTTCAAACTCTGTAAAACTGCTTCGGCTTAGATGTAACTTTAATGTACTGCTCCAACTAATTTTTTTATCATCATAATTAACAAAGTTATCGATGAACCCTTCTAACTCTTTTCCTTTTGGTTTCGATGTTAAACAAGAATATTTAGAAACCTGTTCATTATAAGTATCAATGCTTAACTGCATGTTTTTAGCGAGTTCAACAGAGTTAAAGTTATAAGCCCATGTATCTCTGTTTGTTGCAACGCCAAGGCTATAAATCTTAAAAACAACCCCTTTTGCGTGGCTTTCTGTTGCTTTTCCTTCTTTTGAAGCTATGGGTATGAATGTATCAAAATTTACTGTTAAACAATTTGTTATCCAATTATTTTTTGTGTCTGGTATCACTTTTTGCCAGTCAACCTTTACATAGTTATCTGTATTTTCCAAATACTCAAATTTTTGAACTTTCCGCCATAATTCCTCTAAACGAGCGTGATAAATTTCTGTTTCTGTCGTTAAAGCGTCGTTTTTCACTAAAAAAGCAATGCTAACGCCTACTTGAATACCAAAAACATTATGTGTTGTGCCTGATAGCTTCGGGTTTTTTCTAACGTTTCCGCCTAAATCTAATATATAGATTTTATTGAAATCTTTGGCTAAATGCTTACGCATTCCATCAGTCGATACCGTTTCCAAAAATCCGTTATTAGTGACAAAAGCAATAACGCCATTTTCCCGCCCTGCAAGTCGTTCCGTTGCCCATGCAAAGGCTTTGATATACGCATCAGAGAGTGATTTTTTTAAAGTCGCTTTGGAATCTTTCGCATAAGTTTCTGCAATAATTGTATCGAGATGTGGATATCTACGATTTTTATTATTATCGTTTTCATCCTGTTGCCCTATGTTATAAGGCGGGTTTCCTAAAATAACGAAAATAGGTGACTCTTTCTGTCTTCTCACCCGTTCTGTGTTCTCTGGCACACTGAAGCCTAAGCCATATTGCTTCCCTTCTAGCATTTCAAACGTATCAACTAAACAAATACCTTGAAATGGCTCGTATTTGCCCGTTTTTTCATAGTAGGCGTGTTCTATGTTCATGCTTGCTACGTAGTAAGGTAACAACATAATCTCATTACAATGCAATGATTTCTTGTACTTATCCTCTAAACTAAGCGGGTTAATTTCCTGCATGACTCGCAATAAAAAATTACCTGTGCCTGTGAACGGGTCGAGAATGTGAACGTCGGGGCTTGATAGGGTTTTATCGAACTCACGCTTTAAAATCTCTTGAACCGAATTCACCATAAAATCGACAATCGGTTGGGGGGTGTAAACAATGCCGTGGGTGTCCGCAACCTTAACCGCGAATCCCTGAAAAAAGTTTTCGTAAACAGCGTTTAAGAAATCCTGTTTTCGGCTGTATGAGTGGATTGTACTGGCGGTTTCTTCTATAGCGACATAGAAGCGGTCGAGACTTTTTAGAAATTCTTTGCGACTGAAGGATTTAACCGTTAAGGCTTGTATAACTTTCTCAATTTCATGAGCAATGATATTTTTATTGGTAAAATCAGAATTATCAAAGATGGTTCTAAATAGACGCTCGGTTAATAGATGCTGAACCAACATTTCCACAACAGCATCGGGCGATAAGCTAGGGTTAATAGATTCACGACAAATATTTGAAAAGTCATCAAAAGCGAGAATAAAGGCTTTGTTTGTCTTTAATTCGCTATTGATAATTTTTACTAAAGACTTGCCTAGCTCGCCTACTTTGTCCTTGAACGCCTCAATAGCCTCTTCCCACTGCGCATAAACGGGCGGTTTATAACCTAAAAACAACTCTAAAACCGTGATTAAATTCTCAGGATTATCTAAAGACTCCTCAAAAGCTAAAACGCCATGCTGATACAAAATCACATAATCAGGACTTTGAAACAAAATATTATCCTTTGGGTATCCATCCTTAAACTTCTTTTCGACCTCCTTCTTCAACTTATCCTTAGAATCCTTCGCCTCCCAAATCCCATAAAGCAAGACATTCGTTTGCTTATCGACAATAGCCCCGTCCGCACGCAATGGCTTTCGTCCGTCCCGCTTAATCGAAAACTGTTCGACTAAATCCAACAAAGGAAACTGACCTAAACAATGACGTAACAAATTCGCAAAATACGGTGCTACAGCCCCTTCATTATTTTGTAGATTCTCATGCAACGATTTAATTTTAGAATAGAACTCTTTAACAACTTTACTATCGGGCTTCAAGGATAAAGACATAGTGAAGAACTCACAACGAGAAAAAGACCGCTTATAATCACATAAATCAACAAGATTACAAAGCAGTAGAATGAAATAAGGCTTTATTTTGACTTATTACATAAGCCAAGACAAAGCCTTTAGATGAGAAAAACTATTTACTTACAAATGGACGCACAAGGAATACCATCGCCATCTTTATCTAAAGACATGTTTTTACAAACAG contains:
- a CDS encoding type II secretion system protein GspD, with the translated sequence MYRFLMIYLLSFSVFAVETGKAPAGLSISFERIDIPTLLDMVYTDILQQSYLVHSDVLARKDLITVRLRAGFPIAQLDGFMRNLLLSYGITVEKKKEYLYFKPLQPTSQTIPLETFFYVPRYRSADYLLNLLKPVLQNYLTVPQDTIADSTGSHAEGIAAGSQVGVNPLAKTAYSTENNDSLILIVPQDKVSELKVLIEQLDVPAKQVHVRAYVYEVTNNKNENSNALQVAMNLLSSKLQINIGALRSSGQTAVLNTGDFDLIFNVFSTDTRFKTVSSPSLFVRSGESAQFVVGTETPVLTGVSNTDKYQAQQVDYRTSGVVFKIKPVILEDTIDLDIHQQVSSFVNTTTGVADSPTLLKREIATRLNIQNRQLIVISGLRENKLQDDNTYFPFTSWSMGSEQSEQTSDIIMFLYCELMDEVNQGQRFALSHNLDDFIISLPDK
- a CDS encoding ArdC family protein, which gives rise to MTTANDFSNTPNQTPLYTVLPRIYTTENHLLSEKNRALLVAQCKERGQATPSKVGGFNQWKAQGRIVNKGEKSLKILAPRKPRKGEKKPENATDYNKIPTQELTKIVTENNSEKATVHFFTIISVFDISQTKPLEEPANEAEHKNVALEPQATTEPAEEQPQVMETVKKTKTIKRTENVKPAQISLF
- a CDS encoding type ISP restriction/modification enzyme; protein product: MSLSLKPDSKVVKEFYSKIKSLHENLQNNEGAVAPYFANLLRHCLGQFPLLDLVEQFSIKRDGRKPLRADGAIVDKQTNVLLYGIWEAKDSKDKLKKEVEKKFKDGYPKDNILFQSPDYVILYQHGVLAFEESLDNPENLITVLELFLGYKPPVYAQWEEAIEAFKDKVGELGKSLVKIINSELKTNKAFILAFDDFSNICRESINPSLSPDAVVEMLVQHLLTERLFRTIFDNSDFTNKNIIAHEIEKVIQALTVKSFSRKEFLKSLDRFYVAIEETASTIHSYSRKQDFLNAVYENFFQGFAVKVADTHGIVYTPQPIVDFMVNSVQEILKREFDKTLSSPDVHILDPFTGTGNFLLRVMQEINPLSLEDKYKKSLHCNEIMLLPYYVASMNIEHAYYEKTGKYEPFQGICLVDTFEMLEGKQYGLGFSVPENTERVRRQKESPIFVILGNPPYNIGQQDENDNNKNRRYPHLDTIIAETYAKDSKATLKKSLSDAYIKAFAWATERLAGRENGVIAFVTNNGFLETVSTDGMRKHLAKDFNKIYILDLGGNVRKNPKLSGTTHNVFGIQVGVSIAFLVKNDALTTETEIYHARLEELWRKVQKFEYLENTDNYVKVDWQKVIPDTKNNWITNCLTVNFDTFIPIASKEGKATESHAKGVVFKIYSLGVATNRDTWAYNFNSVELAKNMQLSIDTYNEQVSKYSCLTSKPKGKELEGFIDNFVNYDDKKISWSSTLKLHLSRSSFTEFENNKIRPAIYRPFTKVFLYFDNLLIDRRGQFSSIFPTPETEKENQVVCLSGVGSNKPFHSLIVKIILCLDSLEKTQCFPFYVYAEDGTKTENITDWALTHYQEHYQDESLNKWDIFHYIYGVLHHEGYRETYQANLKRELPRIPLLSDFWAISRIGKQLAELHLNYETQAEYELEIDCPDRLDYRVEKMKFNKDKTAIIYNESLTLKGIPAEALEYRLGNRSALDWIIDQYQVSTDKRSGITNDPNNLDDEQYIIRLVRKIVTVSIETVKLVKELSKQPL